A single genomic interval of Chryseobacterium paludis harbors:
- a CDS encoding phytase translates to MTKINKSIAILTFPLLINCIGQNQLGKEIVPTAITEQVGYDTDDPAIWINHQDASKSIIIGTDKDSNGGLYAFDLNGKIINKILGLKRPNNVDLEYGLSLNGSKIDFAAVTERETNSVKLYSLPDLKEVGSFTVFDGETERSPMGISIYKNPATDEIFAIVGRKSGPSDGYLWQYKLTEKEGKITGEVVRKFGKYSGLKEIESIAVDDQLGYIYYSDELFGVHQYYADPSKGNEELLVFGKGDFKSDVEGISIYATSPTTGYILVSNQQKDTFNVYLRENPSKGKIAEVPVSTSESDGSEVTNVNLGPKFPKGIFVAMSNGKVFHIYDWRTLEEKIKTTMK, encoded by the coding sequence ATGACAAAAATAAATAAGAGTATAGCTATATTAACTTTCCCTTTACTGATCAACTGCATTGGGCAAAATCAGTTAGGAAAAGAAATAGTGCCTACTGCTATCACAGAGCAGGTAGGTTATGATACCGATGATCCTGCCATATGGATCAATCATCAGGATGCGTCAAAAAGCATTATCATAGGAACTGATAAAGATTCTAATGGTGGATTATATGCTTTTGATCTGAATGGAAAGATCATCAATAAAATTCTGGGATTAAAGCGTCCAAATAATGTAGATCTTGAATATGGTTTATCTTTAAATGGAAGTAAAATAGATTTTGCTGCCGTTACGGAAAGAGAAACCAATAGTGTAAAACTTTATTCACTTCCTGATCTCAAGGAAGTGGGCTCATTCACTGTTTTTGATGGTGAAACAGAACGGTCTCCAATGGGAATTTCTATTTATAAGAACCCTGCAACAGATGAAATATTTGCTATTGTTGGAAGAAAGTCAGGGCCTAGTGACGGTTATCTCTGGCAATATAAATTAACAGAAAAAGAAGGGAAAATTACCGGAGAAGTTGTACGGAAATTTGGAAAATACAGTGGACTGAAAGAAATAGAAAGTATTGCTGTAGATGATCAATTAGGATACATTTATTATTCTGATGAGTTATTTGGTGTCCATCAGTATTATGCTGACCCTTCAAAAGGCAATGAAGAGCTTTTGGTTTTTGGAAAAGGAGATTTTAAATCCGATGTAGAAGGAATTTCTATTTATGCCACCTCTCCAACAACAGGATACATACTGGTCTCGAATCAACAGAAAGACACATTCAACGTTTACCTGAGAGAAAACCCTTCAAAAGGAAAAATTGCAGAAGTCCCTGTATCAACCAGTGAAAGTGATGGTTCAGAGGTAACAAATGTGAACCTGGGACCAAAATTTCCAAAAGGGATATTTGTAGCGATGAGCAATGGTAAAGTATTTCATATTTATGACTGGAGAACACTGGAAGAAAAGATCAAGACCACCATGAAATAA
- a CDS encoding serine hydrolase domain-containing protein, which produces MFKKYLKIKILMILIFFNISFALAQENSNAVKNIEKQLAVLEKENNLSGVVLIAKNGKPIFKQAYGMANIADHIPNKINTKFNLASMNKMFTAMAVMQLVQEGKISVQDYVGKYLTDYPNKTVHDSVTIHQLLTHTSGLESFWDEHAKLAKEKFRNTSDYRPLFVDKKPVFKPGTQMLYSNTGYMILGLIIEKLTGKNYSDYVKEKIFVPLKMYDTDAYELDDAILNMATGYTMSVEKPGQWKNNTFLNVIKGTPAGGGFSTAEDLLKFADALQNNVLLNKKNTEIYTKGSLKYRDARYAYGIIESDINGHRIIGHTGGHYGIANELMIFTDMGYTVVILTNGEVENYWEAGNFIKQQLAGTTPALDNFFYTRKVIRQISDHGYESGKKMISDDSGKHVLKENLIERYGYKSLFERKNQLAIDLFITNISQFPDSSYGYYNLSEAYRISGQKKEAIAYLKCYLEKEPTDQDARIKYEKLAH; this is translated from the coding sequence ATGTTCAAAAAGTACCTTAAAATAAAGATCTTAATGATCCTGATATTCTTTAATATCTCTTTTGCTCTTGCTCAAGAAAACAGTAATGCGGTTAAAAATATAGAAAAACAATTGGCTGTACTTGAGAAAGAAAATAATTTAAGCGGAGTCGTATTGATCGCTAAAAATGGTAAACCTATTTTTAAACAAGCCTATGGGATGGCAAATATTGCAGATCATATTCCCAACAAAATCAATACAAAATTCAATCTGGCATCCATGAATAAAATGTTCACGGCAATGGCTGTTATGCAATTGGTACAGGAAGGTAAAATATCAGTTCAGGATTATGTAGGCAAGTACCTCACAGATTATCCTAATAAGACTGTTCATGATTCAGTGACCATTCATCAGTTATTGACACATACTTCAGGGCTGGAAAGTTTTTGGGATGAACACGCTAAACTCGCGAAGGAAAAGTTTAGAAATACTTCCGATTACCGCCCCTTATTTGTTGATAAAAAACCGGTTTTTAAACCCGGAACACAAATGCTTTACAGTAATACGGGATATATGATATTGGGACTCATTATAGAAAAACTAACCGGAAAAAATTATTCTGATTATGTAAAAGAAAAGATCTTTGTCCCATTAAAAATGTATGATACAGACGCTTATGAACTCGATGATGCCATCCTCAATATGGCAACAGGATATACGATGTCAGTGGAAAAGCCCGGTCAATGGAAAAATAATACCTTTTTAAATGTTATCAAAGGAACTCCAGCAGGAGGTGGATTTTCAACTGCTGAAGATCTACTCAAATTTGCGGATGCGTTACAGAATAATGTTTTACTCAATAAAAAAAATACCGAAATCTACACCAAAGGTTCTTTAAAATACCGTGATGCCAGGTACGCCTATGGAATCATTGAAAGCGATATCAATGGTCATCGCATTATAGGACATACTGGAGGACATTATGGCATTGCCAATGAACTGATGATCTTTACAGATATGGGATACACCGTGGTAATACTGACCAACGGAGAAGTCGAAAACTATTGGGAAGCAGGTAATTTCATTAAACAACAATTGGCTGGTACAACACCTGCATTGGATAACTTTTTTTACACCAGAAAAGTGATCAGGCAGATTTCTGATCACGGATATGAGTCTGGCAAGAAAATGATATCAGATGATTCCGGTAAGCATGTGTTAAAAGAAAACCTGATAGAAAGATATGGTTACAAATCACTATTTGAAAGGAAAAATCAACTGGCTATAGATTTATTTATAACTAACATTTCCCAATTTCCCGATTCCAGCTACGGCTATTATAACTTAAGTGAAGCCTATAGAATTTCCGGGCAAAAAAAAGAAGCTATCGCCTATTTAAAGTGCTATTTAGAGAAGGAACCTACTGACCAGGATGCAAGAATAAAATACGAAAAACTCGCCCATTAA
- a CDS encoding TonB-dependent receptor has product MKKIFTSVLLCASIYFYAQSGTVSGNINDDSKITLPGAKISLTPGNIYTTSDEHGNFIFLNVPAGNYTMKVDYIGYGSNEYNVLVEADKNTKQNIVFTRKETEIQEVVVTGATLRNQARALNKQKNNANITNVISSDQIGRFPDANIGDALKRVPGVTIQNDQGEARNLIIRGLAPNLNSVTLNGDRIPSAEGDNRNVQMDLIPSDMIATIEVNKTLTPDMDADAIGGSVNLITRASPNGQRLSATLAGGYNPIREKGNYTAGFVYGNRFLNKKLGAVFSFSYNNNNFGSDNIEPTWSLADDVAKTAYISKMGVRYYNEHRIRHSFDLNMDYEFNSKNKIYASAMYNFRNDKENRYALGYKIKPVYNTDETEITGWTGSITRQDKGGDAENDNTRLEKQKVQNYALRGEHVLGSKIDLDWSMNYAMASEEKPHERYIEFERKNVNFLSDLSDPERPMITPTTADNLGGYKLSDLSDANSFTQEKEFGAKVNLRFPFSVIEDQKGRLRVGARLRLKEKERNNDYYAFEPVNSMGSLLTVPTSYFDGHNFQAGNYVPGTFASAAYMGGLDLFNPNLFKGELKPEEFLSNNYSAKEHIYAGYIRWDQDFSDKFSMIAGARIETTTIDYTGNYVMDEDDLVGKINNTNTYTNILPNVSFKYVPEQNLVLRAAFTTALARPNYYALVPFLSVISADELISAGNPNLKATYSYNFDFMAEKYFKSVGILSGGVFYKNLKDFIYTYSRKNYTAADFAGDFAGQTNPISEGEGNWRFTQQRNGDNVDIYGFEVALQRQLDFIPGAFWKGLGVYVNYTYTKSKAKGITNEEGVERTDVGLPGAAPHMFNGSLSWENKRFSARVSMNYASSYIDELGGTSFDDRYYDKQLFLDANASYKITSQLRVFAEANNLTNQPLRYYQGIQSRTTQVEYYRPRFTMGVKFDF; this is encoded by the coding sequence GTGAAGAAAATTTTTACATCTGTTTTATTGTGTGCATCGATCTATTTTTATGCACAATCGGGAACTGTTTCCGGAAATATCAATGATGATTCAAAAATTACATTACCCGGAGCTAAGATCTCCCTGACTCCAGGAAATATTTATACTACATCAGATGAACATGGAAACTTTATATTCCTGAATGTTCCCGCAGGAAACTATACGATGAAAGTAGATTACATCGGCTATGGAAGCAACGAATACAATGTTCTTGTTGAAGCTGATAAAAATACAAAGCAAAATATTGTTTTCACAAGAAAGGAAACAGAAATCCAAGAAGTTGTAGTAACAGGAGCTACCCTTCGTAATCAGGCCAGAGCTTTAAACAAACAAAAGAACAATGCCAATATTACAAATGTGATCTCTTCTGATCAGATCGGACGTTTTCCGGACGCTAACATTGGAGATGCACTAAAACGTGTTCCTGGAGTAACCATACAAAATGACCAGGGTGAAGCCAGAAATCTGATTATCCGGGGATTGGCTCCTAATTTAAATTCGGTAACCTTAAATGGTGACCGTATTCCATCTGCGGAAGGAGATAACAGAAATGTTCAGATGGATTTAATTCCTTCTGATATGATAGCAACTATTGAAGTCAACAAAACACTGACTCCGGATATGGATGCTGATGCTATTGGAGGATCTGTCAATCTCATTACAAGAGCTTCTCCAAACGGACAAAGGCTTTCTGCAACGCTGGCAGGTGGTTATAATCCGATCCGTGAAAAAGGAAATTATACTGCAGGTTTCGTTTATGGAAACCGTTTTCTTAATAAAAAACTGGGCGCTGTTTTCAGTTTTTCTTATAACAATAACAATTTTGGATCAGATAATATTGAGCCTACCTGGAGTCTTGCGGATGATGTAGCAAAAACAGCATATATAAGTAAGATGGGTGTTCGTTATTATAATGAACATCGCATCAGACACAGCTTTGATTTGAATATGGATTACGAATTCAATTCAAAAAATAAGATCTATGCTTCAGCAATGTATAATTTCAGGAATGATAAGGAAAACCGATATGCTTTAGGTTATAAAATAAAACCGGTTTATAATACGGATGAAACAGAAATCACAGGCTGGACGGGAAGTATTACAAGACAGGACAAAGGTGGAGATGCCGAGAATGATAATACCCGTCTTGAAAAACAAAAAGTTCAGAATTATGCTTTGAGAGGTGAACATGTATTAGGCTCTAAGATCGATCTTGACTGGTCCATGAATTATGCAATGGCAAGTGAAGAAAAACCTCATGAACGGTATATAGAATTTGAACGTAAAAACGTAAACTTTCTAAGTGATCTGAGTGACCCTGAAAGGCCAATGATCACACCGACAACAGCAGATAACCTGGGCGGCTACAAACTAAGTGATCTTTCAGATGCAAATAGTTTCACTCAGGAAAAAGAATTTGGCGCAAAAGTGAACCTTCGTTTTCCTTTTTCAGTAATTGAGGATCAAAAAGGAAGATTGCGTGTAGGAGCGAGATTACGTCTGAAAGAAAAAGAAAGAAACAATGATTACTATGCTTTTGAACCGGTAAATAGTATGGGAAGCCTTTTAACAGTTCCTACTTCTTATTTCGATGGACACAACTTTCAGGCGGGCAATTATGTTCCGGGAACTTTTGCCAGTGCAGCCTATATGGGAGGTCTTGACCTCTTCAATCCTAATTTGTTTAAAGGAGAACTTAAACCTGAAGAGTTTCTTTCCAATAATTACAGTGCAAAAGAACATATCTATGCAGGATATATCAGATGGGATCAGGATTTTAGTGATAAATTCTCTATGATCGCAGGAGCTCGAATTGAGACTACAACAATAGATTATACAGGAAATTATGTGATGGATGAAGACGATCTTGTAGGAAAAATCAATAATACGAATACCTATACGAATATTCTACCGAATGTTTCCTTTAAGTATGTTCCTGAACAAAACCTTGTTCTTCGTGCTGCCTTTACTACAGCTTTAGCCCGTCCTAATTACTATGCATTGGTTCCTTTTCTAAGTGTCATCTCAGCAGATGAACTGATCTCAGCAGGAAATCCCAATCTGAAAGCTACTTACTCCTATAACTTTGACTTCATGGCCGAAAAGTATTTCAAATCTGTGGGTATTCTTTCCGGTGGTGTATTTTACAAAAACTTGAAAGATTTTATTTATACGTATTCAAGAAAAAATTATACTGCTGCTGATTTTGCGGGAGATTTTGCGGGTCAGACCAATCCTATTTCTGAGGGAGAAGGCAATTGGAGATTTACCCAGCAAAGGAATGGTGATAATGTAGATATTTACGGTTTTGAGGTTGCCTTACAAAGACAATTGGATTTTATTCCGGGGGCATTTTGGAAAGGCCTGGGTGTTTATGTTAATTATACTTATACCAAATCAAAAGCTAAAGGAATCACTAATGAAGAAGGCGTTGAGAGAACAGATGTAGGATTACCGGGAGCTGCTCCCCATATGTTCAACGGATCTCTTTCATGGGAAAATAAACGTTTCTCAGCCAGAGTTTCTATGAACTATGCATCTTCTTATATCGACGAATTGGGTGGCACCTCATTTGATGACCGTTACTATGATAAGCAGTTGTTCCTTGATGCTAATGCTTCCTATAAAATTACCAGCCAGCTGAGAGTTTTTGCAGAAGCTAATAATTTAACTAATCAGCCGTTGAGATACTACCAGGGAATTCAAAGCAGAACAACTCAGGTTGAGTATTACAGACCCAGATTTACAATGGGTGTAAAGTTTGATTTTTAA